Proteins from a genomic interval of Clostridium sp. 'deep sea':
- a CDS encoding DUF6754 domain-containing protein, with the protein MKTGVVFQFLSLIVIATIIIYKIQRAQNGLVYNIRNISGLDAIEEAVGRATEMGRMIHFSPGIADLSGVTASQTFAGLETLGMIAKLTARYGAKLFVSICRPVILPFAEEVVKQAYMSEGSLESFNEDCVQYLSSEQFAYAAAVMGIIQREKAAASILLGAFWAESLMIAEAGFHAGAIQVAGSANIHQIPFFVASCDYVLIGEELYAAGAIASGNPVKVGSIAGQDVCKFFVIAILVVGSLSITFGSNLIANLLNI; encoded by the coding sequence ATGAAAACAGGTGTTGTATTTCAGTTTCTATCTTTAATAGTTATTGCTACTATCATTATTTATAAAATACAAAGAGCTCAAAATGGCCTTGTATATAACATTCGTAATATTTCTGGCTTAGATGCAATTGAAGAGGCTGTTGGCAGGGCAACCGAGATGGGAAGAATGATTCACTTTTCACCAGGAATTGCAGATCTCTCGGGAGTTACCGCATCTCAAACCTTTGCTGGATTAGAAACCCTTGGCATGATTGCTAAACTAACTGCCCGTTATGGTGCAAAGTTATTTGTGTCTATTTGTAGGCCAGTAATATTGCCATTTGCTGAAGAGGTTGTTAAACAAGCTTATATGTCAGAAGGTTCACTTGAGAGCTTTAACGAAGATTGTGTGCAGTATTTATCTAGTGAGCAGTTCGCTTATGCTGCGGCTGTAATGGGAATCATTCAGCGTGAAAAAGCTGCAGCCAGTATTTTACTAGGTGCGTTTTGGGCTGAATCTCTCATGATTGCTGAAGCAGGTTTTCATGCTGGTGCTATACAAGTAGCTGGCTCAGCTAATATTCACCAAATTCCGTTTTTTGTAGCCTCTTGTGACTATGTTTTAATTGGTGAAGAACTCTACGCTGCAGGAGCAATTGCCTCTGGCAACCCTGTAAAAGTAGGTAGTATAGCAGGACAAGATGTCTGTAAGTTTTTTGTAATTGCTATTTTAGTAGTCGGTAGTTTAAGCATAACTTTTGGCAGTAATCTAATAGCTAACTTATTAAATATATAG
- a CDS encoding type II CAAX endopeptidase family protein — MKCKFSTIEKKQLKIFFIVAFLVPMLLGVLMGYSYYQGNKVHLFALTFMLYPAAGVILAIYFTKDKDAVIPQKAYATHLVTTVLLTVITIVNIFKPSANLDSLSQVIILVASALFLIFVHHENPEIKKKYNLNFRGHVHKKPWIYMLLFVLLYITRIVFIAVFDGDLESINTLFSIQTLLGTLNLTIAFVFSFIMFFGEEYGWRYFLQPFLQKRMGKRLGIITLGVIWGLWHLPIIMFLYSTETWCLGIIGQLSTCISLAIFFGYAYMKTKNIWVPIFMHFFNNNFIAVLVGNVDFKYTLQLKDVVILLISNAIIYASFIFAKEYKANNTTNHNASL; from the coding sequence ATGAAATGTAAATTTAGTACTATTGAAAAAAAACAATTAAAGATATTTTTTATAGTAGCCTTTTTAGTTCCTATGTTATTAGGGGTGCTAATGGGCTACAGCTATTATCAAGGAAATAAAGTACATCTTTTTGCATTAACCTTTATGTTATATCCCGCAGCTGGTGTAATATTAGCTATTTATTTTACCAAAGATAAAGACGCCGTTATTCCCCAAAAAGCATATGCAACTCATTTAGTAACAACAGTATTACTTACCGTAATAACCATAGTGAATATTTTTAAACCTTCAGCAAATTTAGATTCACTTAGCCAAGTAATTATTTTAGTAGCTAGTGCACTATTTTTAATATTTGTTCATCATGAAAATCCAGAAATAAAAAAGAAATATAATCTTAATTTTAGGGGTCATGTCCATAAAAAACCTTGGATATACATGTTGTTATTTGTATTATTATATATTACAAGAATTGTTTTTATAGCAGTATTTGATGGTGACTTAGAATCCATAAACACGCTATTTAGTATTCAAACATTGTTAGGTACTTTAAATTTAACTATTGCTTTTGTGTTTAGCTTTATCATGTTTTTTGGTGAGGAATATGGCTGGAGGTACTTTTTACAACCTTTTCTGCAAAAGAGAATGGGTAAACGTTTAGGTATAATTACTTTAGGTGTTATTTGGGGATTATGGCATCTGCCAATTATTATGTTTTTGTATAGTACCGAAACATGGTGTTTAGGTATAATTGGTCAACTTAGTACTTGCATTAGCTTAGCAATATTTTTTGGTTATGCTTACATGAAAACCAAAAACATATGGGTGCCTATTTTTATGCATTTCTTTAATAATAATTTTATAGCAGTACTAGTTGGAAATGTTGATTTTAAATACACTCTCCAGCTAAAAGACGTTGTTATTTTATTAATATCAAACGCAATTATATACGCTTCATTTATATTTGCAAAAGAATATAAAGCCAATAATACAACTAATCATAATGCTTCGTTATAA
- a CDS encoding type II CAAX endopeptidase family protein — protein MNKQFSLNVKKTLGYFLLMIFLLQGFSIITFSVLKGHPQNGNLILLIDIAIRLAVAVIIVLLVKKNEGFLGIKLVGYINKKWILATAVFTFGLHILNTQLTNFFLHIFPLSDKLIRLAEHYDSNSSLVTIILRLILIAPITEELIYRGIFVNGLSKLYSKKTTFILTAVLFAISHGTAHQIALAFITGIFLAWLYLKTESLLLTIGVHMAMNGLLPFISLLGIHIEGYTNVNFAVPSYHVWWWDMVGIVCLVLGVILYRNCNNKINNAEINTNL, from the coding sequence ATGAATAAACAGTTTAGTTTAAATGTCAAAAAAACATTGGGCTATTTTTTACTGATGATTTTTTTATTACAAGGTTTTAGTATAATAACCTTTTCAGTACTAAAAGGTCATCCGCAAAATGGAAATTTAATTTTATTAATAGATATAGCTATCAGGTTAGCGGTCGCAGTCATTATAGTATTGCTTGTTAAAAAAAATGAAGGATTTTTAGGTATTAAATTAGTTGGTTATATTAATAAAAAATGGATATTGGCAACAGCAGTATTTACTTTTGGATTACATATTTTAAACACCCAACTAACGAACTTCTTTTTACATATATTTCCTTTATCAGATAAATTAATAAGATTAGCTGAGCATTACGATAGTAATTCATCATTAGTAACAATAATACTTAGATTAATTTTAATAGCACCAATAACCGAAGAGCTAATATATAGAGGTATATTTGTGAATGGTTTAAGTAAGTTATATTCTAAAAAAACAACATTCATCCTTACAGCTGTTTTATTTGCAATTTCGCATGGAACTGCCCATCAAATTGCACTTGCTTTTATTACAGGTATATTTTTAGCTTGGCTTTATCTTAAAACTGAATCATTACTATTAACTATAGGTGTACATATGGCAATGAATGGTTTACTGCCTTTTATAAGTCTATTGGGCATACATATAGAAGGATATACTAATGTAAACTTTGCTGTACCATCCTATCATGTTTGGTGGTGGGATATGGTCGGAATTGTGTGTTTAGTTTTAGGTGTTATATTATACAGAAATTGTAATAATAAAATTAATAATGCTGAAATAAACACAAACTTATAA
- a CDS encoding S41 family peptidase: MKKKYISLIMVVTLLTMLTACSTTTTALKYTTEQKQEDFLFAYNVLANEYPLFAVKQRQHKVQWLANKDTYLKRITETKNDKQFYKELALIIAEIKDGHTNVVSPTFYYYVQDLLKNSEVNSDKFVNEFLVEPLNDSQEDYKYWNEVFGNPKKVTQKDIKNNTKKSVDFSSYHNGDTIYIKFSSFSVSEEGCQQVYDYIVENKNCSNIIIDIRDNSGGSDLQWINNIVSPLNNNTYQNNKYMALRGGEISEKYTKILGGNKIAICERPELPNYPPEISTDFKYLLKTEQKIVPQKPIGFTGDIYVLTNKKVFSAGEGFATFCKRTGFATLVGERTGGDGGSTSPIFVKLPNSGLLLRMRLQMTLNPDGSANAEYGTAPDIEVKAEHALTETLKIIEGKTE; this comes from the coding sequence ATGAAGAAAAAATACATATCACTAATAATGGTTGTAACATTGCTAACTATGTTAACAGCTTGTTCTACAACTACTACTGCTCTAAAATATACTACCGAGCAAAAACAAGAAGACTTTTTATTTGCATATAACGTGTTAGCAAATGAGTACCCCTTATTTGCAGTTAAACAGCGCCAGCATAAAGTACAATGGTTAGCTAATAAAGACACATATCTTAAGAGAATAACAGAGACCAAAAATGATAAACAGTTTTATAAAGAATTAGCTTTAATTATAGCTGAAATAAAAGATGGACATACCAATGTCGTTTCGCCTACTTTTTATTACTATGTACAAGATTTATTAAAAAATTCAGAAGTAAATAGTGATAAATTTGTTAATGAATTTTTAGTAGAGCCATTAAATGACTCCCAAGAAGACTATAAATACTGGAATGAAGTTTTTGGCAACCCCAAAAAAGTAACTCAAAAAGACATTAAAAACAATACCAAAAAAAGCGTAGATTTTAGTAGTTACCATAATGGAGACACAATATATATTAAGTTTAGTTCCTTTTCAGTCTCAGAAGAAGGCTGTCAGCAAGTATATGATTATATTGTAGAAAACAAAAATTGCTCAAATATAATTATAGATATAAGAGATAACTCTGGTGGCAGTGATTTGCAATGGATAAACAATATAGTATCACCACTAAATAATAATACATATCAAAATAATAAATATATGGCTTTACGTGGGGGAGAGATTAGTGAAAAATACACAAAAATTCTTGGTGGAAATAAAATAGCTATCTGCGAACGCCCAGAGTTACCAAATTACCCCCCAGAAATATCAACAGATTTTAAGTATTTACTTAAAACAGAGCAAAAAATTGTACCCCAAAAACCTATTGGCTTTACCGGAGATATATATGTACTTACTAACAAAAAAGTTTTTTCAGCTGGTGAAGGGTTTGCTACATTTTGCAAACGAACAGGCTTTGCAACATTAGTAGGAGAAAGAACTGGTGGTGATGGTGGTAGTACATCTCCTATTTTTGTTAAGCTACCTAATAGCGGTTTATTACTAAGAATGCGTTTGCAAATGACCCTTAACCCCGATGGTTCAGCCAATGCAGAATACGGAACAGCACCAGATATTGAGGTAAAAGCAGAGCATGCGCTCACAGAAACCTTAAAAATAATTGAGGGTAAAACTGAATAA
- a CDS encoding S41 family peptidase, with amino-acid sequence MIKKIKLLVPTAILIFLLILSTTVQPIGNYSSQQKQEDFLFVYNLLAKEYPFFSMLERKYNIKWLANKDTYLERIKATKNDTQFYTELKNILCELYDGHTHIVSPKFYHYLKELANDLELDSDKYNNEFLVKPLNSAQRHYEFWTKKFGYTPKSFEQESNNVNKKNYIFQKYHNGETIYLKIKSFKMSHKECQQVYDYIINNKDCSSIIIDIRDNKGGNSGQWLYNIVFPLNTKSQKHNMYYALRGGKLSEKFAKIFGTKYKVEMSQRPILPNYPPELTTNFKFILNREEKISPKDPIDFIGKIYVLINNKVYSSAESLALFCKNTGFATLVGERTKGDGGGFSPILVKLPNSGLLLRMRLQMVLNRDGSANAEYGTAPDIEVKAAEALTETLKIIEQKTNK; translated from the coding sequence ATGATTAAAAAAATAAAATTACTAGTTCCTACTGCAATACTAATATTTTTACTTATTTTATCCACAACAGTACAGCCTATAGGTAATTATAGCTCTCAACAAAAGCAAGAAGATTTTTTATTTGTATACAACTTACTAGCCAAAGAATATCCTTTTTTTTCAATGTTAGAACGTAAATACAACATAAAGTGGCTGGCTAATAAAGATACATATCTTGAGAGAATAAAAGCTACTAAAAATGATACTCAATTTTACACTGAGTTAAAGAATATTTTATGTGAGTTATATGATGGACACACTCATATTGTTTCTCCAAAATTTTATCACTATTTAAAAGAACTAGCTAATGATTTAGAGTTAGATTCTGATAAATACAATAATGAATTTTTAGTAAAGCCATTAAATAGTGCCCAAAGGCATTATGAATTTTGGACTAAAAAATTTGGTTACACACCAAAATCTTTTGAGCAAGAGAGCAACAACGTAAACAAAAAAAATTATATTTTTCAGAAATACCACAATGGAGAAACTATTTATCTTAAAATAAAATCTTTTAAAATGTCACATAAAGAATGTCAACAAGTATATGATTACATAATAAACAATAAAGATTGTTCTTCTATTATTATAGATATTAGAGATAATAAAGGAGGCAATAGTGGTCAATGGCTTTATAATATTGTTTTTCCTTTAAATACTAAATCTCAAAAACATAACATGTATTATGCTTTACGTGGTGGTAAGTTAAGCGAAAAATTTGCTAAGATATTTGGCACAAAATACAAAGTAGAAATGTCTCAGCGTCCAATTTTACCAAACTATCCACCTGAATTAACAACTAATTTTAAATTCATCTTAAATAGAGAAGAAAAAATTAGCCCGAAAGATCCCATTGATTTTATTGGAAAAATATATGTGCTTATAAATAATAAAGTATATTCATCTGCAGAAAGTTTGGCACTTTTTTGTAAAAATACTGGTTTTGCAACTTTAGTAGGTGAACGAACAAAAGGAGATGGTGGAGGTTTTTCACCTATTTTAGTAAAGTTACCTAATAGCGGTTTATTATTAAGAATGCGTTTGCAAATGGTCCTTAACCGCGATGGTTCAGCCAATGCAGAATACGGAACAGCACCAGATATTGAGGTAAAAGCAGCAGAAGCTTTAACAGAAACCTTAAAAATAATTGAACAAAAAACCAATAAATAG